The DNA sequence ATCCACACAGCATTGTGGTTATCGATATATCCGAAGAGAAAAACCAGCCGGTTTGTCTTATCAACCCTGTAATCACAAGATCCGAGGGGAAAGAGGCCAATGAGGAGGGGTGTCTCTCTGTACCTGGCATTTATGAGTCGGTTGTGCGTGCTGAAAAAGTGATCGTGCAGGCACTGGATCGTGAAGGTGATGAGCAGGAAATTGAGGCGGAAGGCGTTCTAGCTGTATGCATACAACATGAGTTGGAGCACCTGGAAGGAAAACTATTTGTAGATAAGCTATCCAGACTGAAACAGCAGCGTATTCGTAAAAAGATGGAAAAACAGCGCAAAGAGACCATGTGATGAGAATTATCTTTGCCGGCACCCCAGATTTTTCTGTCTCTGCTCTGAATGCACTTTTAGAATCCTCTCATGAGGTGGTTGCTGTATATACCCAGCCCGATCGTCCAGCTGGCCGAGGACGAAAACTGAGAGCCAGCCCGGTAAAAGAGCGGGCAGTAATTGCTGGACTCCCTGTTTTTCAGCCCGCAACACTGCGTGACAGTGATGAACAGGAAAAACTTGTGGCTCTGCAGGCAGATCTAATGGTTGTTGTTGCCTATGGTCTGATTCTGCCTCCGGAGGCTCTACAGGCGCCTCGTTTTGGTTGCCTCAACATCCATGCATCACTACTCCCGCGCTGGCGTGGCGCAGCCCCTATTCAGCGTGCAATTCTTGCTGGGGATAGTGAATCTGGAGTAACAATCATGCAGATGGATGAGGGACTGGATACGGGCGACATGCTGATGAAACTATCCACCCCGATCCAGCCAACTGACAACGCCCAACTTCTCCATGATCGCCTGGCCAAAATGGGGGCTGATGCCCTGATGAATACTATCCGGCAGATTGAACAGCAACTGCTGGCCCCAGAACCACAACATGAGGCCGATGCAACTTATGCCGAAAAGCTTAATAAAAATGAGGCGAACATAAATTGGCAGGATAGTGCAGAAGAAATTCTCCACAAGATCAACGCCTTCAATCCATGGCCTGTAGCGCAGACAACATGGGATGGCAAAGTTGTCAGGATCTGGCGTGGAGCAGTTATAGATCAGAACAAAAAGATGAGTAATACACCTGCAGGGACCACAACCAAAGTCTCTACAGATGGCATTAATGTGGCCACATCTGATGGCGTTCTATCTATTCTGGAGCTACAACTACCTGGAAAGCGCCCTATGTCTACTGCAGACTTTCTCAATGCACGGCCTCAGCTTAAAGAGTCCGGCATGCAATTTGTGTCATGAGCAGTTCATGGGGGCCGCGCGCAGCGGCGGCAAGGGCAGTTGCCGGTGTTGTTTTCCAGCATCGCTCCCTCTCTGCCACCTTACCTCAAGCCACTCAATCCCTTGAACCATCGGACCGTGCCCTGGCCCAAGAGATAAGTTATGGGGTGCTACGCAACTTTTTTCAGCTAGAGGCAATTGGGGGGAAACTATTGAAGCGTCCCTTCAAGAAGAAGGATGGGGACCTATATGCCCTCATCCTGGGAGGAATTTATCAACTCAATTTTATGCGAACTCCACCCCATGCCATCCTCTCTGAAACTGTAAATGCAACTCGTCATCTGAGAAAAGAGTGGGCTCGGGGCTTGGTAAATGCGGTACTGCGCCGTTTTCAACGAGAACATAACGAACTAATTAAGAATACTGAACAAAACCTTACCGCAAAAACCAACCACCCAGACTGGATAATCAAACATCTGCAGCATGCATGGCCTGATCAGTGGGAACAGATTCTCGTCAACAATAATCAACGCCCTCCAATGACGTTACGGGTCAATCTGCAAAAGGTATCACGTGAACAATATATGGAGCAGCTGGCAGAATCACGAATAGAGGCTGCAATAAGCGTTCACAGCCCGGCCACAATTACTCTAAACAAGGGGGTCTCTGTATCGATACTGCCTGGATTTGAGTCTGGTGATGTCTCGGTACAGGATGAGGCCCCACAACAGGCAGCGATACTGCTAGAACCCCAACCCAACGAGAGAATCCTTGATGCATGTGCGGCTCCAGGAGGAAAAACTGCACATATCCTAGAGACGGCACCAGAGATCGAGGAGATAGTTGCTCTGGATATTGAGGCAGACAGATTAAAGCGGATAGAGGAGAATATGGAGCGCCTCGGCATCACTGCAACAATTACCCAAGGGGATGCCTCCAACCAAGAGTGGTGGGATGGCAAACTGTTTGACCGTATTTTGGTAGATGCTCCATGCAGTGCTACCGGGGTTATTCGACGCAACCCTGACATTAAGTTGCTTCGCAGAAAAGAGGATATCCCTGCACTAGCCGCTACCCAATATGATATTCTTGAGTCCTGTTGGGGGATGTTGAAACAAGGGGGGACACTACTCTATGCTACCTGCTCAATCTTCCCGGAAGAGAATGAGGAGCAAGTTCAGAAATTTCTGGGCGCCCACCCAGAGGCTTCACCGCACAATATTGAGGCAGATTGGGGGCAATCTACAGGAGCTGGATGGCAGCTGCTTTCTGGTGATAATGGAGTGGATGGTTTCTATTATGCACGGCTTCTTAAACAAGAACTGCCCGACACCTGACCACTCCAACAACCATTATGCATAACAAACTCTCACCTTTCACACTGCTACTTGCCATAGCCTTGTTGTGGACAAGTCTCAGTGCCAACGGGGAGATTGTCATAACTCATCCGGAGATTCGTGAGACTGCCGACCATTACATGGTCAACGCAGAGTTCTCCTACATGCTTGGAGAGGAGATCATTGATGCACTGCAAAATGGAATTCCAATTACTTTTGTCGCAGAGTATGTGGTTGAAGAAATCACGCCTTTCTGGAGTAAAAACAATACTGTCACAAAAGGAGAGCATCGTTTTATTCTTAGCTATCATGGATTCTCCGGCCGCTATTACCTGATCAGCCTCAAGAACAACTCCCACGGCACTTATGGCACCATTGAAAAGGCCATTGAGAGAATGACCATGCGTCATGACGCACTGATTATCGATAAATCTCTGCTGTCGGATAAGGGTAAGTATCAGGTAAAAATACGCTCTTCAATCGACTCATCCAAACTCCCCGGAATGATTCGTCCATATGTCTATACCCCATACCTCTGGCCAGAATGGAAGCTGGATAGTGGATGGCATACCATTCTGATTGAAAGATAATGAGCCTGCAATCAA is a window from the Candidatus Thiopontia autotrophica genome containing:
- a CDS encoding peptide deformylase, producing the protein MALLEILKYPDPRLRKKSTTVKSVTDEIRQCVDDMFETMYAAPGIGLASVQVNNPHSIVVIDISEEKNQPVCLINPVITRSEGKEANEEGCLSVPGIYESVVRAEKVIVQALDREGDEQEIEAEGVLAVCIQHELEHLEGKLFVDKLSRLKQQRIRKKMEKQRKETM
- the fmt gene encoding methionyl-tRNA formyltransferase; translation: MRIIFAGTPDFSVSALNALLESSHEVVAVYTQPDRPAGRGRKLRASPVKERAVIAGLPVFQPATLRDSDEQEKLVALQADLMVVVAYGLILPPEALQAPRFGCLNIHASLLPRWRGAAPIQRAILAGDSESGVTIMQMDEGLDTGDMLMKLSTPIQPTDNAQLLHDRLAKMGADALMNTIRQIEQQLLAPEPQHEADATYAEKLNKNEANINWQDSAEEILHKINAFNPWPVAQTTWDGKVVRIWRGAVIDQNKKMSNTPAGTTTKVSTDGINVATSDGVLSILELQLPGKRPMSTADFLNARPQLKESGMQFVS
- the rsmB gene encoding 16S rRNA (cytosine(967)-C(5))-methyltransferase RsmB, translating into MSSSWGPRAAAARAVAGVVFQHRSLSATLPQATQSLEPSDRALAQEISYGVLRNFFQLEAIGGKLLKRPFKKKDGDLYALILGGIYQLNFMRTPPHAILSETVNATRHLRKEWARGLVNAVLRRFQREHNELIKNTEQNLTAKTNHPDWIIKHLQHAWPDQWEQILVNNNQRPPMTLRVNLQKVSREQYMEQLAESRIEAAISVHSPATITLNKGVSVSILPGFESGDVSVQDEAPQQAAILLEPQPNERILDACAAPGGKTAHILETAPEIEEIVALDIEADRLKRIEENMERLGITATITQGDASNQEWWDGKLFDRILVDAPCSATGVIRRNPDIKLLRRKEDIPALAATQYDILESCWGMLKQGGTLLYATCSIFPEENEEQVQKFLGAHPEASPHNIEADWGQSTGAGWQLLSGDNGVDGFYYARLLKQELPDT
- a CDS encoding DUF4390 domain-containing protein — encoded protein: MHNKLSPFTLLLAIALLWTSLSANGEIVITHPEIRETADHYMVNAEFSYMLGEEIIDALQNGIPITFVAEYVVEEITPFWSKNNTVTKGEHRFILSYHGFSGRYYLISLKNNSHGTYGTIEKAIERMTMRHDALIIDKSLLSDKGKYQVKIRSSIDSSKLPGMIRPYVYTPYLWPEWKLDSGWHTILIER